The following are from one region of the Procambarus clarkii isolate CNS0578487 chromosome 52, FALCON_Pclarkii_2.0, whole genome shotgun sequence genome:
- the LOC123763573 gene encoding SPRY domain-containing SOCS box protein 3, with protein sequence MTQGDHDNKAIPEALPNDAHQDDSSPYPLEHGCDAWWLWSQLHKSPEVLLYARTALFHPNWSHGTAAVRGSQQLNGGLHYWEVQVSQRLFGTAVMFGVCTESARLHANSFVSLVGEDQFGWGLSHKGLIWHKGKGHHYTEPFQENCSTTIGVLFDGVQGTLGFYKDTRWLGIAFTGLDTITEPLYPVIASTAAKTKLTLGATKRGWTGLQDRARHALLSALPQPQLLYTLPLPPALRHYLEDDLPPSNTHGRNRLLSSNRQQSLPS encoded by the coding sequence ATGACACAGGGTGATCATGACAACAAAGCAATACCAGAGGCACTCCCAAATGATGCTCACCAAGATGACTCGTCTCCCTATCCGCTGGAACACGGCTGTGATGCCTGGTGGCTCTGGAGCCAGTTACACAAGAGCCCAGAAGTCCTCCTATATGCACGAACTGCTCTTTTCCATCCCAACTGGTCACATGGCACAGCAGCAGTGAGGGGCTCACAACAGCTTAATGGTGGACTTCACTACTGGGAAGTGCAGGTTTCTCAGAGACTCTTTGGCACTGCCGTGATGTTTGGGGTGTGCACAGAGTCTGCACGGTTGCATGCCAATAGCTTTGTCAGCCTGGTGGGGGAAGACCAGTTTGGGTGGGGACTTTCGCACAAAGGATTGATCTGGCATAAAGGGAAGGGGCATCACTACACTGAACCCTTCCAAGAAAACTGCTCCACTACCATCGGTGTATTGTTTGATGGTGTGCAAGGCACTTTGGGATTTTATAAGGATACTCGGTGGCTGGGTATAGCCTTTACTGGTCTCGACACCATTACTGAACCCCTCTATCCTGTCATCGCATCCACTGCTGCCAAGACTAAACTTACTCTGGGTGCCACCAAGCGAGGGTGGACTGGCCTGCAAGACCGAGCCCGGCATGCCCTCCTATCTGCCCTACCACAGCCACAACTCCTCTACACCTTACCACTGCCCCCTGCCCTCAGACATTACCTGGAGGACGACctaccaccctccaacacacatGGCCGCAACAGACTGCTCTCTTCAAACAGACAACAGAGCCTACCCTCTTGA